GCATTCCATGACGACGACCGCACGCATCGATTCGCTGGCGCAGTACCACCTGCTGGGCCGCAGCGGCCTGCGGGTGAGCCCGCTGTGCCTGGGCGCCATGACCTTTGGCACTGAGTGGGGCTGGGGCAGCCCCAAGGACACCGCCCACCGCATCCTCGCCCGCTACCTGGAGGCCGGTGGCAACTTCGTGGACACCGCGGATGGCTACACGGGCGGGTCCAGTGAAGCCATCATCGGGGACTACTTCGCTCAGGCCGGCGGCCGTGACCGCGCGGTCATCGCGACGAAGTTCACCGTCAACACCTGGCCCGGGGACCCGAACGCGGGCGGCAACGGCCGCAAGAACATCCGCCGCGCGCTGGAGGGCTCACTGCGGCGGCTGAAGACGGACTACGTGGACCTGTACTGGCTGCATGCGTGGGATGGCATGACGCCGGTGGAGGAAGTGATGGGCACGCTCGACGCGCTCGTGCGCGAGGGCAAGGTCCGCTACATCGGCCTGTCGGACGTGCCGGCCTGGTACTTCGCTCGTGCTCAGTCGCTGGCGGAGCAGGAGGGCTGGGAGCGTGTCGCCGCGTTGCAGCTGGAGTACTCGCTGGTGGAGCGCAACATCGAGCGCGAGCACATCCCCGCGGCGCTGGCGCTGGGCGCGTCCATCACGCCCTGGAGCCCGCTGGCGTCGGGGCTCCTGTCCGGCAAGTACACCCGCGAGGGCACGCAGGCGAAGGGCGAGGGACGGCTGCCGTCCATCCAGGGCGGAGGCAACCCGGGCTTCGAGAAGCTCTTCACCGAGCGCAACTGGGCCATCGTGGATGCGCTGCGCGAGGTGGCGACGGAGCTGGACCGGTCGCCCGCGCAGGTGGCGCTCGCGTGGGTGACGCGCCGGCCCGGCGTGGCGTCCACCATTATCGGCGCGACGCGGATGGAGCAGCTGGAGGCGAACCTGCATGCGCTCGACGTGCGGATTCCCGACGCGCTCGCCGCGAAGCTGGAGGCCGTGAGCCGCCCGGAGCGTGTCCACCCGTACCACTTCTTCGAGGAGGACTTCTTCACCGGCGGCATGTTCACGGGCGGCACGACGGTCCGCGCGGAACCCACGTGGTTCCGGCCGGCGCCCCGATAGCGTCAGTTTCCGGCGTCCTTCCACCAGACGCCCCAGTCCTCCAGGGCCGTGGAGTAGTCCAACCTGCGCGGACCCTGGGCCGGGACGTAATAGGTGCCGTCGAACAGCGGCGTGAAGCGGATCAGACTGGAGAGGCCGTTGAGCTCCTTGCTCCAGGGATCCACCGCGTACCGGACCTCCTGCGCCGTGGAGCCGATGGCGTCCGTCTGGACCGATTGCAGCGTACAGACGGTGGCGGGGACCGCGTGCGAGCCCCGGGTGACGGTCTCCTGCCGGATGGGCTTGAGCTCCCCCACGACGGGCGGCCACCAGGGAAAGACTGTCGCGGCCTGGGTGATGAAACCGTACAGGGCCGTTCCCAGAAAGGTGCTGGCCGCGCCCTGGAAGTCGCCGCAGGGAGGCGCTTCGCCTGGGGCGCCCTTCCACGTCGTCGTTAGCAGCTGGCCGGCCTCCGCGCTCATGCAGGCGCGATGCAGCTTCGGGGCTTCGCTGTCCGCCTCCGTCACCATGTCGTACCAGGTGCCCGGACCCAGGGGGTGTTCCAGGGTGGGGACCTCGCCGGGCTCGAGGGTGCCCTGGCGGAAGGACCGGAGCTTGATCTCGGAGGAGACGGTGACGCCCATTCCCGCGGGCTCGCTGCTGGCTTCGAGCAGGCCCTGGGTGAGGTACAGCGGTCCGGGCACCGAGGCGTAGACGCGGACCTCCCGCGAGCCATCGCTGACGCGGGAGTCATGCTCGGAGCGCCATGCGTCCCAGGTCCGTCCCGCGGCGGAGAACCGCTCCTCGGTGACGTCATCGCCCCGGAGTGGGACGGGCGGGCGCGGCTGGGACTCCTCCATGCGCATGGGCAACACATGGGCCTGGGTGAGCGCGCGATGGGGATGGGGACGGCCCCAGTCATTCGTGAAGGTGATGGCGAGCCAGGCCCACGGAGGCCGCACGGCCACGACCTCCACCGCCACCCGGCCCTCGACCGTGTTCGTACGTCCCGGGGGCTCCTCGCGAATCTTCCCCTGGAGGAAGGCTTGCGTGTCGAACGGGATGTAGGGATCGAACAGCGTGCTGCTGAAGGTGTACTCCACGCGGTCCCCCACGCGGGCGTACTTCCACGGAGAGGCCGCGGCCTCCGGCGGAAGGGGAACGGGCTTCATTCCCACGCAGGCGGGGCCTGACACGAGCACCGTGCACAGCAGGAGGAGGACGTGGAGGGAGCGAGGCCGCATGTGCTCCCTGTCTGCCATTGTCCTGGAGACTTCACCAGTCCCGGGGGACCGCGCCGTTTCGCAGCAGCAGCGCCGCGCGGTGGATGGCGGCGCGGATGCGGACGTAGGTGCCGCAGCGGCAGACGTTGTCGCTCATGGCCGCGTCGATGTCCGCGTCGGACGGCTGTGGGTTCTTCCGCAGCAGCGCGACCGCGGCCATGATCTGCCCCGGCTGGCAGAAGCCGCACTGGGCCACGTCTTCAGCGATCCACGCCTCCTGTACGGGATGCAGGCCGGACGCGTCCGCGAGTCCTTCGATGGTCTTCACCTCGCGGCCCGCGATGTCGCCCACGGGGTGGAGACAGGGACGGAAGGCTTCTCCGTCCAGGTGGCTGGTGCACGCGCCACAGACGCCCACGCCGCAGCCGTACTTGGGGCCCGTGACGCCCAGCACATCGCGGAGCACCCACAAGAGGGGCAGGTCCGCGGGCGAGTCCACCGACACCGGCTGACCGTTGAGGAGGAAGGAATGGGCCGGCATGGTCAGACTCCCTCGTCGAGGATGGGGAAGCGCGTGGGCATGGTGCCCGTCGCCCGGGCAATGGCGTTGGCCAGGGCCGCCGCCGCGCTGGGGTAGCCCAGCTCTCCCACGCCGCCCACGCGGTCGTCGGAGCGCACGAGGTGCACCTGGATGGAGGCGGGGGCGTGCTTCATCCGCAGCCACCGGTAGTCCGCGAAGCTGCCCTCGCGCACGGCGCCTGCGTCGATGTGGAGCCCGGCGCTCAGCGTGGTGGACATGGCGTCCATCGCGGCGCCCTGGAGCTGGGCCTCGATGCCCTTCGGGTTGATGGGCAGGCCCACGTCCGCGGCGATGACCACGCGCAGCACGCGCGGCGTCCCGCTGGTGACGTCCACTTCGATGAGGTGGGCAATGGCGCTGTCCCACTCCTCCAGCACGGCGACGCCTTGTGCGACGCCAGGAGGCAGCGCGCGGCCCCAGGCGCCTTCGAGCACCACCCGCTCCAGCACGGCCTTGAGCCTGCGGGACGTGAGGCGGGAGCGCCGCAGCTCCACGGGGTCGCGCTGGAGCTCGCGGGCCAGCTGGTCGACGAAGATTTCGTTGGCCACGCCCACCTGGCTGGTGAAGACGGAGCGGAAGGACGCGGTGGGAATCGGGAGCGGCACTTCGGCCAGCTCCTGCGCCACCCAGCCGAACTGGTAGGGGACGTGCTGCGTCAGCGCGAAGAACACCGCGCTGGTGACGTCCGGCAGGACCTGACCGACCAACGAGGTGAGCAGGTCTCCGAAGCCGTGCGGGAACTCCACGGTGGGAATGGCGGCTCGGTGCTGCCAGCCGAGGATGGAGCCACCCGGGCCCAGCGAGGCGAGGATGCGGTGGTGGCTCGCGGGCCGGTAGTGCCCGTGGCGCATCTCATCGTTGCGACTCCACATCAGCTTCACCGGCTGCCCGAGCGAGCGCGAGATGAGCGCGGCCTCCACGGCGGCTTCGGTGAAGAAGCGCCGGCCGAAGCCACCGCCCGCGCGGATGGGATGCACGGTGACCCGCTGCGGAGTGAGCGCCCATCCGAGCGCCGCGGCGACCTGGCTCCGCGCGAACTTCGGATCCTGGACGCCGGACCAGATCTCCGCCGTGTCCGCCGTCACGCGCGCCACGCAGCTCTGCGTCTCCATGGGCGCGTGCGCGAGGTAGGGGAAGTCGAAGCGCCCCTCCACGACCCGCGTCGTGAGCAGCGGAGGCAGCGGCCGGGGCCCGATGGCATCACGCAGCCGGGTCCGGATGTCTGCGTCCGAGAGGTGGCTGGCCGGGCCAGGGGTCCAGGTGACCTGCAAGGCGTCGCGAGCGGCGAAGGCCTGCGAGTACGTCCGCGCCGCCACCGCGATGCCTGAGGGGATCTGCACCACGCCCACCACGCCGGGCAGGGCCCGGGCCGTGGAGGCATTGAAGGACTGGACCTTGCCGAGCAGCGTGGGAGGCCGCGCCACCACCGTGGGCACCGCGTCCGGGATGTCCAGGTCCAGGGTGAATCGCGCCGCACCGGTGACGATGTCCCGTGCGTCGACGCGCCCCGTGGGCTGACCGACCACGGTGTACCTGCTCGGAGGCTTCGGCAGCGGAGAGACCTCTGGCAGCAGCACGCGCGTGGCGTCCTCCGCCAGCTCGCCGTAGCCGAGCCTGCGGCCGTCAGGAGCGCGCACCTCGCCCTGTGCGGTGGTGAGTGTGAGGGCCAGCACCCGCCAGCGGTGCGCGGCGGCGGTGACCAGTCGTGCCCGGGCCTCCGCGGCGGCGGCGCGGAGCGGACCGGCCAGGTAGCGCATCGTCGACGACAGGCCGGTGAGCTGGATGAGCCAGCGCGGATCCGCGTCGGCGGTGTGCACGTCCACGGCATCGAGGCCGATGTCGAGCTCCTCGGCGACGAGCATGGAGACGGCGGTGGTGATGCCCTGGCCCATCTCCGTGCGGGGCAGGGTGGCGACGACGCGGCCGTCGGTCCTGATGGCGACGTAGAGGTTGAGCGGTGTCTCTTCCGGGGCCGCCGAAGGCTCCGCGGCCTCGGCGGAGGGTACGTCGAGCGCGAGCCGGGCCGCGATCATCAACGTGGGCGAGGCCACCAGCCACGTGAGGAACTTGCGGCGCTCGATGCCGCTGGAGGGAGGGGCTGCGTCCGTGGGCAGGGTGTCAGCCATGGAGAAAGTGTGGCACGCGGCCACGGGCGGACCCAATGACCTGGGAGGCCCTGTGCGGCACCTGTCATGTGGAGCGCGGAAAGCATCAAGAACACGACCCGGGGCCTGGAGTCTGGGGCGGGACGCGCACGCTGCTTCAGGGGATACTGGCCGCCGGTGTCTCCGTGGAGACGGGGACGAGGACGGTGGGCATGCGCAGGTGGTTCATCGGTGGGGTGGTGCTTCTGGTCGCGTGCGGCCTCGTGCTGTTCCTGGCCCTGCGCTCCGGAGGACCAATCGCGCCGGAGGGCCACGCGGACGCCACACTGACGCGGAAGCGTCCCACGAACCTCGCGTCCACACCGGAACGCCCCGGCCCCGTGGAGGGGCTCCCGACGTCGCAGTCCCCGAATGAAGCGGATGGCCTCCTGGACGTGGAGGTGCTCGCGGAAGGGAAGCCGTCGGCTGGAACCACCGTGCGCCTCTATTCACCCGGGGCGCGAGGGGCGGCGTGGGCATTGACGGGCTCTGGCCTCACGGATCCGGCGGGGCATGTCCGCCTTGCCTCCGCTCCTGGACGCTACGTGGTGGCGGTGCGCGCTCCGGACCGGTTTCCACTGCTGCGTGACGTGGTCCGCCCGCTCGGTGAGCCGCGCACGGCGCTGCGGATCTCCCTGGAGCCCGCGAAGTCGCTCACGGGCCGGACGGTGGTGCGTGAATCGAATGAACCGCTGCCGCTCGTGGAGATTGTCCTCACGGGGCACACCCGGGACCTCCAGCCCTGGGAGCGCGTGGAGGCCCCCGACGACGAGCGCATCTATGCGACGAGCGATGAGCGGGGGAACTTCCACCTCGACGGGCTCGCGCCGGGCACCTACCAGTTGGAGGCCCGCGCTCCCGGCTACGCGCGCGTGGTGCTCCACCGCCTGCGCATCCCCGCCGAGGGGCCGCTGACGCTGGCGCTCCGGTTGTCGAGCGTCATCGAGGGCTTCGTCGTGGACTCGAAGGGCCTGCCAGCCGCCGACGCCGAAGTGCGGGTGGGCGGCAATCCCTCCCAGGTCGTGACGACGGGCGCGCAGGGTGGCTTCTCCGTGGAGGTGGAGCCCGGCTCCCACCCTCTGTCCGCGCGGCGCGGCGAGGAGACCGGCGCGCTCGACCTGCCGGTCCTCTGCGTCGCGGGCAGCACCGTGCGTGACGTGCGCATCCAACTGGGACCGGGCGCGGTGCTGGAGGGCCGCGTCGTGGAGGAGTCCTCGGGCGAGCCGGTCGCGGGGGCGCGCGTCGACGTCACCCCTTCGGGCGAGGACGGAGGCCCCGGCGTCGCCGTGTCGGACGCGGAGGGGCGCTTCCTCGTGCGAGGGCTCGCGCCCGGCAGGTACGACGCGAAGGTCACGGCCCTCCACCACTCGCCCGCGACGCGCGAGGGCCTGACGGTCGCCCAGGGTGAACGCTTCCCCGTGGAGTTCAAGCTCTCCGGTACCGGTTCGGTGGAGGGCCAGGTGCGCGACCGGAACGGCGCGCCGGTGGCGGCGGCGCGGGTCTCGGGCGTCAACGCCCTCCGCTACGAGCCGGACGCCGCCCCCCTGGAGGTCCGCACGGACGCCGACGGCCGCTACCGGCTGGATGGACTCGCCACGGGCAATCTGTCGCTCTCCGCGCGCCACGAGGGGGCGACGGTGGGCATCCGCCAGAGCGTCGTCGTGGAGGCGGACCGCACGACCCGGGTGGACTTCACGCTGGATGGCTCCGGAACGGTGGAGGGCCGGGTGCGCGTGGCCCGGGGCTCACTGCCGGACGCGCCGTTGGAGGTGACGGCCCTGGCGGATGACGTGTCGGACGGCCCGGCACCGGGCGTAGGCCATGTCCTCGTGGACGCGGACGGCGGCTTCCGGATGGTGCTCCCCTCGGGGGACTACACGCTGCTGCTCATGGCGCGGGGCCGCTTCGTCCAGGGAGAGCGGGAGCAGGCGCGCGTGGAGGTGGGGCGGACGACGCAGGTCGAGTTCATCTGGGAGGACAAGCGCGACGTGAACGAGTACCGGGGCGTCGTCCTGGAGCCGGATGGCTCGCCTTCTCCCGGCGCGTACGTCACCCTCACGCCGGCGGAGGGGCAGGGCGTTCCCCTGTCGATGACGCCCACGGATGTCGAGGGGCGCTTCGCCATTCCCGCCTCCCAAGGGGGAGGCTCCGCCACGCGCCGCGTGCTGCTGGTCGCGCGAAACGGCGGGCGCTCGAGCGAGTCCGTGCCCGTCACCGCCGGACAGGATGTGGTGGTGCGGCTGCGGCCCTCGGCCTTCCTCCGCGGTCGCGCGGTGCGCGAGGGCAAGCCCGTGCGGGGCTTCAAGGTGTCGCTCCGGCTTCAGAAAGGCTTCCTCCCGGAGGGAGGGGAGGGCCCCTTCGAGTTCTCCGGCGAGCGCTTCGAGCTGCGAGACGTCCCGCCCGAGCCCGTGAAGCTGACGGCGCGCACGACGGATGGTTCCGTCGGCGAGGTGCGCGTCTCTCCCGGCACGGGCGCG
This DNA window, taken from Corallococcus coralloides DSM 2259, encodes the following:
- a CDS encoding carboxypeptidase regulatory-like domain-containing protein — protein: MRRWFIGGVVLLVACGLVLFLALRSGGPIAPEGHADATLTRKRPTNLASTPERPGPVEGLPTSQSPNEADGLLDVEVLAEGKPSAGTTVRLYSPGARGAAWALTGSGLTDPAGHVRLASAPGRYVVAVRAPDRFPLLRDVVRPLGEPRTALRISLEPAKSLTGRTVVRESNEPLPLVEIVLTGHTRDLQPWERVEAPDDERIYATSDERGNFHLDGLAPGTYQLEARAPGYARVVLHRLRIPAEGPLTLALRLSSVIEGFVVDSKGLPAADAEVRVGGNPSQVVTTGAQGGFSVEVEPGSHPLSARRGEETGALDLPVLCVAGSTVRDVRIQLGPGAVLEGRVVEESSGEPVAGARVDVTPSGEDGGPGVAVSDAEGRFLVRGLAPGRYDAKVTALHHSPATREGLTVAQGERFPVEFKLSGTGSVEGQVRDRNGAPVAAARVSGVNALRYEPDAAPLEVRTDADGRYRLDGLATGNLSLSARHEGATVGIRQSVVVEADRTTRVDFTLDGSGTVEGRVRVARGSLPDAPLEVTALADDVSDGPAPGVGHVLVDADGGFRMVLPSGDYTLLLMARGRFVQGEREQARVEVGRTTQVEFIWEDKRDVNEYRGVVLEPDGSPSPGAYVTLTPAEGQGVPLSMTPTDVEGRFAIPASQGGGSATRRVLLVARNGGRSSESVPVTAGQDVVVRLRPSAFLRGRAVREGKPVRGFKVSLRLQKGFLPEGGEGPFEFSGERFELRDVPPEPVKLTARTTDGSVGEVRVSPGTGAVLEVDIPLAPPATVQGRVVLGATKAPVRGAFVYIEGEPAVTEQSDAEGRFSIKGVRAGEQRLIVLGGPSQGLLRRPFKVKEGDMLDLGDVALEVAQPTP
- a CDS encoding xanthine dehydrogenase family protein molybdopterin-binding subunit, yielding MADTLPTDAAPPSSGIERRKFLTWLVASPTLMIAARLALDVPSAEAAEPSAAPEETPLNLYVAIRTDGRVVATLPRTEMGQGITTAVSMLVAEELDIGLDAVDVHTADADPRWLIQLTGLSSTMRYLAGPLRAAAAEARARLVTAAAHRWRVLALTLTTAQGEVRAPDGRRLGYGELAEDATRVLLPEVSPLPKPPSRYTVVGQPTGRVDARDIVTGAARFTLDLDIPDAVPTVVARPPTLLGKVQSFNASTARALPGVVGVVQIPSGIAVAARTYSQAFAARDALQVTWTPGPASHLSDADIRTRLRDAIGPRPLPPLLTTRVVEGRFDFPYLAHAPMETQSCVARVTADTAEIWSGVQDPKFARSQVAAALGWALTPQRVTVHPIRAGGGFGRRFFTEAAVEAALISRSLGQPVKLMWSRNDEMRHGHYRPASHHRILASLGPGGSILGWQHRAAIPTVEFPHGFGDLLTSLVGQVLPDVTSAVFFALTQHVPYQFGWVAQELAEVPLPIPTASFRSVFTSQVGVANEIFVDQLARELQRDPVELRRSRLTSRRLKAVLERVVLEGAWGRALPPGVAQGVAVLEEWDSAIAHLIEVDVTSGTPRVLRVVIAADVGLPINPKGIEAQLQGAAMDAMSTTLSAGLHIDAGAVREGSFADYRWLRMKHAPASIQVHLVRSDDRVGGVGELGYPSAAAALANAIARATGTMPTRFPILDEGV
- a CDS encoding aldo/keto reductase: MTTTARIDSLAQYHLLGRSGLRVSPLCLGAMTFGTEWGWGSPKDTAHRILARYLEAGGNFVDTADGYTGGSSEAIIGDYFAQAGGRDRAVIATKFTVNTWPGDPNAGGNGRKNIRRALEGSLRRLKTDYVDLYWLHAWDGMTPVEEVMGTLDALVREGKVRYIGLSDVPAWYFARAQSLAEQEGWERVAALQLEYSLVERNIEREHIPAALALGASITPWSPLASGLLSGKYTREGTQAKGEGRLPSIQGGGNPGFEKLFTERNWAIVDALREVATELDRSPAQVALAWVTRRPGVASTIIGATRMEQLEANLHALDVRIPDALAAKLEAVSRPERVHPYHFFEEDFFTGGMFTGGTTVRAEPTWFRPAPR
- a CDS encoding DUF6068 family protein codes for the protein MRPRSLHVLLLLCTVLVSGPACVGMKPVPLPPEAAASPWKYARVGDRVEYTFSSTLFDPYIPFDTQAFLQGKIREEPPGRTNTVEGRVAVEVVAVRPPWAWLAITFTNDWGRPHPHRALTQAHVLPMRMEESQPRPPVPLRGDDVTEERFSAAGRTWDAWRSEHDSRVSDGSREVRVYASVPGPLYLTQGLLEASSEPAGMGVTVSSEIKLRSFRQGTLEPGEVPTLEHPLGPGTWYDMVTEADSEAPKLHRACMSAEAGQLLTTTWKGAPGEAPPCGDFQGAASTFLGTALYGFITQAATVFPWWPPVVGELKPIRQETVTRGSHAVPATVCTLQSVQTDAIGSTAQEVRYAVDPWSKELNGLSSLIRFTPLFDGTYYVPAQGPRRLDYSTALEDWGVWWKDAGN
- a CDS encoding (2Fe-2S)-binding protein, with protein sequence MPAHSFLLNGQPVSVDSPADLPLLWVLRDVLGVTGPKYGCGVGVCGACTSHLDGEAFRPCLHPVGDIAGREVKTIEGLADASGLHPVQEAWIAEDVAQCGFCQPGQIMAAVALLRKNPQPSDADIDAAMSDNVCRCGTYVRIRAAIHRAALLLRNGAVPRDW